Proteins encoded by one window of Streptacidiphilus sp. PB12-B1b:
- a CDS encoding DUF4235 domain-containing protein, with amino-acid sequence MNAARIAYKPVGMALGAVSGLLAGAVFKQAWKLTGHGDSAPEATDRERGWQEILLAAALQGAIFAVVKAAVDRGGAAATQRLTGTWPG; translated from the coding sequence GCCGCACGGATCGCCTACAAGCCCGTCGGGATGGCCCTGGGCGCCGTCAGCGGCCTGCTCGCCGGGGCCGTGTTCAAGCAGGCGTGGAAGCTGACCGGCCACGGCGACTCCGCCCCCGAGGCCACCGACCGCGAGCGCGGCTGGCAGGAGATCCTGCTGGCGGCAGCGCTGCAGGGGGCGATCTTCGCCGTGGTCAAGGCCGCCGTCGACCGGGGCGGCGCCGCCGCCACCCAGCGGCTGACCGGCACCTGGCCCGGCTGA